Below is a genomic region from Brassica oleracea var. oleracea cultivar TO1000 chromosome C9, BOL, whole genome shotgun sequence.
GGGGAGGGGAGATAAGTCTACAACTTTTATTTTGTGGAGATCTAGTACTTGGTCATAGTTTAGGGATCTGATAATACGATAGTTATCGTGGTAGAAACAGATCATCCACCCTATATTAGTATATAACCTAAAATAAAATAAATAAATTACAATATTTATCCCACCTAGAGATGGATCAATATTTGAACATGATAGTTGAACTGAATTCTATCCGAGAAAAATGAATCTGGACCGAACTGAATTGACATAAATACCTTTGTTCTACAGTATTTTAGATTATGAATTTTATCCGAATCAAACCCAAATAAATATCTGAAAAAACCCGAATCGAACCCAAATAAATATCAGAAGAAACCAAACTACTCAAGAGTTTTACTGAATTCTTGTGTGTTAAATGTCACATACGCGCATTCCAGAGTTGGATCCGAGCTATGTTACAAAATCTATAAGCTCTGATCCCACTGAATTGAACTGTATATGATTTGATTTCAGTGATATTGATACGCTCAACTCTTCTCACATTGATTTATAAAACAGCTAAGAAATGGATTAATCAGTTTGTGCCAAACATAAAAGAGTGTTTAGTTTCAAAGCTTAAAGTTTTGTTTCTGGAAGAAAAAAAAAGAGCCATAGAGAAAGAGACCATTTATTCATCATCCTTGTACGGATACTCCTCAGCGACTTGCTTCAGTAGCTTCACCTGCAATTCATAAGCATCATCCCCTCGAAGAGCATCACGCGTCCATGTCACTTCTGTCTTCATTGACACCTGATCATTGTTCAGACACATAAAAACAATCAGCCCAATAACACAGATTATGTAACTAAAAAAAGATTGGAAAAAAAAAAAAAGGAGACTGACCATTTCCAAAGCGCCTCTAATGACTCCACTTAGGATGTTGCAGTAGTAAAGGCCTTGGCAAGTATCGGGAAGCTCCACGAAATCAACGAGTGGATTGTCTTCCAAGATTATACTGCAGCAAGTCCCATCCGCGTCCCAGCTTGACACTGATGCAGTGACCCCCAAAAACATCTTGAAACCCACCTAATGTTAAGTAAACACAAAGCATGTTACTGCTTCTCATAAGGATAAAACCAAATGAGATAATCTAAAATGTTTTCTCAAACACTAAACAAGTAAGTGAATGGAAAATGCAAAACCTTGGCAATCATTTCAGCAGTCTCCTTGAAATCAACGCATCTGGAAACGCCAGATTTGGCAAGAAACTCATCGATAAGTCTGATTCCAATGTTGTATCCCCTGCGCCATATGAATAAAGGAACAAACTTTTGATCAAAAGTAAAATGCTATGAGCCACAGAGAGCGTATAAGAAGAAGAAAAAGAATACATTTGATCAAGCTGTTTGTTGACTTCGTCGACATCTTCGAGGTCAGTAAGCAACTGGCGCACGATTGCACCATACGTCAACGTGAACAGCTCTGCGTTCTACAAAATTTATCCAAATCCCAAGAGAATCAAGCAATGTCTCTAAAACGAGAAATGGATTCTTAAAAAATCTGAACTTTTACCACGCGATCGATGCTGGAGAAGATGGCATCACCGGAACGAGGACCGACAGGAGCCATGTCTGAATCTCACCGACTACATTAGATACCACAAAAAACTGAAATTAACATCTTACGAATAATCGAACCCAATTGATGAAAGCTAGTTTGCACTTTACTTTTGTGTAAATCCAGTCTCGATATTCAATCACAACTGCGAGAACTACTCAATGGAGATCGATTAAAGATCTAACAAATATACAATAGAAAAGGGGTGTGACAAAGATCGGATCTTACCAAAGAAGGTTTAGGTTCTACTTCTCGTTGTGTTTGCTTTTGATCTGGTCGAGATTCAGACTTCGGTTGGTTCCCACAAGTTTTATCTCTCTGATTCCTAATTTCCTATGGTTTTGCACAGAAACTCGATTGAGTTTTGGTTAATATTTAACCGGTTTCTTCACAGCTCTGGTTTAATGTTTTCCTAGCTAGGGCCTATTCCTAGCCATAAAAGCAAAATATATAGTTCGATATGAACAATTTTTGTGAAACTAGAGAATATAATCTGTAGTTCTTATTATTCATAAACATAAGGAACTCTTTATATATAGGGAATTACACTGTCATAGAATAATAGAAAGATTAAAGAAAGGAAATACAAATACGGAAAGAGTACAAATCATAAACCAATAAAAAAAAGAAAAAAGGTGGCCGACTCTCTCTCCTCTAGACTCGCGGCCGACTCTCTCTCTCTCTCTCTAGCATTGGGCCGGTTATGAACCAGACCGGTTATGGACATCCACAATAGGATTTATAACACTCCTCCTTGGATGTCATAACCATACAGAGTTTGTAATACGCTTTGGATGTTGCCTCATTAAAACCTTACCATGAAAACCCAGTGGGACAAAACCATGGTGAAGGAAAAAGAGTACAACACGTATTACTCCCCCTGTTCTGAACATCACTCGAGGTCTTTCAGTCTACGCATCCCAATCTGATGTGTGAGCTTCCTGAACGTGCAGGTAGGAAGTGACTTGGTAAATAGAGCAGCTGAGTTGTCACTGGAACGCACTTGGACCACTTGGACCTCGTCTGCTTTCTGTAGCTCGTGCGTGAAGAAGAACTTCGGTAAGATGTGCTTCGTCCGGTCTCCTTTGATGTAGCCATCCTTGAGCTGAGCAATGCATGTTGTATTGTCCTCATACATCACGGTTGGTGCGTCCTTGCCTTCGGACATCCCACAATCAACTCGAACATGTTGGGTCATGGACCTCAACCAAACACACTCGCGGCTGGCCTAATGTATTGCCAAGATCTCTGAATGGTTTGAAGATGTGGCCGCGATCATCTGTTTCATGGAACGCAATGATATGGCCGTTCCACCATGTGTAAACACATAGCCTGTCTGTGATCGAGCATTGTGTGGATCCGAAAGATAACCTGCATCAGCAAAACCAACTAAACCTTCTTTGTTTTGGTTAATATAAAATAGACTCAAGTCTTTCGTTCCTTGCAGGTAACGAATAATATGTTTAATCCCATTCCAGTGCCTTTGGGTCGGACATGAGCTAAGCCTAGACAATAGGTTCACGGCAAAACATATGTCTGGTCGTGTATGACTAGCCAGATACATCAAAGCTCCTATGGCACTAAGATATGGCACTTCGGGACCTAGGACATCTTCNNNNNNNNNNNNNNNNNNNNNNNNNNNNNNNNNNNNNNNNNNNNNNNNNNNNNNNNNNNNNNNNNNNNNNNNNNNNN
It encodes:
- the LOC106315699 gene encoding trafficking protein particle complex subunit 3 — protein: MAPVGPRSGDAIFSSIDRVNAELFTLTYGAIVRQLLTDLEDVDEVNKQLDQMGYNIGIRLIDEFLAKSGVSRCVDFKETAEMIAKVGFKMFLGVTASVSSWDADGTCCSIILEDNPLVDFVELPDTCQGLYYCNILSGVIRGALEMVSMKTEVTWTRDALRGDDAYELQVKLLKQVAEEYPYKDDE